Within Alphaproteobacteria bacterium, the genomic segment CCGGCGTTTGCAGGCTTTCGGCCAGATGCATCGACCATTGGCCGGTGACCAGACAGTCGTCGATGGCGTTGGCCGCCGTCACCACATGCGGCGCGTCGCCGTGCAGGCCGTAGCAGGCGATGTTCAAGTCGCTCTGCTCGCTCTTGGTGGGAATGCCGGTCGAGGGACCGCCGCGCATGACGTCGACGACCACGATGGGCGTTTCGCTGGCCACCGCCAGGCCCAGGGATTCGGTCATCAGCGCCAAGCCGGGACCCGAGGTGGCGGTCACCGACGGCACGCCGCCGAAGGAAGCGCCGATGATCATGTTGATGCTGGCCAACTCGTCTTCGGCCTGCACCAAGGTGCCGCCGATCTTGGCCAGATTGGGGGCCAGCCATTCCAGAATTTCAGTGCCCGGCGTGATGGGATAGGCGGCGCAGAAACGCGCCCCGCCCTGCACCACGCCATAGCCCGCCGCCTCGTTGCCGCTGACGTTCCAGCGCGACGCGAAGCCCGGCTTGGCGGCTTCCAGGGGATAGCGCATGGTCATCGGCTCGGCCGTGGCCGCGCCGGCGCGAATGCAATCGCTCGATGACTTGATGGCGTCAGCACCCTTGTGCTTCAAGGATTCGCCCACCACCGCCTCGATGGCTTCCAGCGGCAGATTGAACAGATGACCAACGACGCCCAGGGCCAGCATGTTGGCGCGCCCGCCCTTGATTCCCTCGGCCATGGTCTTCATGGGGAATTCGATGATGGCGGCGCCGCTTTTAGCGATGGCCTCGGGCATGTCGCCCTGCTCGGGATCGGTCAGAACGACGCTTTTCGCCGTCAGCGGCAACTCGGCCACGAAACGGTTCACATTCTGCCAATCGACCGCGATCAGAACGTCAAAGCTGTCCGATGGGCCGGTAATGGGAACCGAGCCGATGCGCACATAGGCCGCCGCCTCGCCGCCACGGATCTGAGGACCCGAAGAGCGGGTCATCATGCCGTAGTAACCCGCCTTGGACGCCGCTTCGAGCAGCATCTGGCCCGCCGTCATCACACCGGCGCCGC encodes:
- a CDS encoding 2-oxoacid:acceptor oxidoreductase subunit alpha — translated: MTLQSVSVALVGSGGAGVMTAGQMLLEAASKAGYYGMMTRSSGPQIRGGEAAAYVRIGSVPITGPSDSFDVLIAVDWQNVNRFVAELPLTAKSVVLTDPEQGDMPEAIAKSGAAIIEFPMKTMAEGIKGGRANMLALGVVGHLFNLPLEAIEAVVGESLKHKGADAIKSSSDCIRAGAATAEPMTMRYPLEAAKPGFASRWNVSGNEAAGYGVVQGGARFCAAYPITPGTEILEWLAPNLAKIGGTLVQAEDELASINMIIGASFGGVPSVTATSGPGLALMTESLGLAVASETPIVVVDVMRGGPSTGIPTKSEQSDLNIACYGLHGDAPHVVTAANAIDDCLVTGQWSMHLAESLQTPVIMLSDQMLGQSRAVVDQPKTMNFNTKRLTPSPLDLAKGGYKRYADTPSGVSPMSAPGMAGGEYTADGLEHAESGTPSSADTDHSKQLNKRKRKLEKFDFGHLWADIEGEGSVAVVTWGSATGPVREAVARMNAKGKKARLISLRLLLPAQPEKLAEALKGVSKVLVVEQTHDAQFHKFLRAHYDLPGTVKAFHRPGPLPVRPKEIETLLDQL